TTATTGTCTTAGGTGGCGGTGTTGAACGTGCTGAGCCCACTCCAAGCCTAAGAAAACGTTTAGATGCTGCTGCATATTATGCAAAAAATTATCCATCAACCCTTATGATTGTATCGGGTGGCTTAGTTTCAGGAGAAAGTTATAGTGAAGCATCTGTCATGCATCGATATTTATTACAGCAACATTCAAATCTAAAAAATAACATTGAGCAAGAAGATCGCAGTACCAGTACTGCATTAAATTTAAGTTATTCAAAAGACATTTTGAATGCAAATAGTATTTCGCTCGCGCAACCTATTGCCATTGTAACCAGCGACTTCCACTTATTACGTGCTCAAGCTATTGCAAAACATCAAGGTTACCAACAAATTAGCTCTGTCAGTGCAGATACCCCACTATATATTCGCTATCATTCATGGTTACGTGAATATTTTGCTTATATGAGTGGTTGGCTACTGAATGAATATTAATGGTTAAAGCGCATTAAGAATTCAGACGAATCTGGCGTGGCAGTGGTATGGCAGCATTTTTAAATAGCTCAGGTTTTTGAACATAAATCTGATAAAGATAATTTTTGATATCTAAGAGAAATTTTTCTGGTGCAACCAAGATATTCTGCCCTTCAGGCGTCAAGTCTAAAGACAATGTGGTGTTCTCTTGACGTAAAAAGGGAATCACTTTTTCCACAAAATCTTTTAAGGTAATTTCCTGAACTTCGTATTTTTCCCAGTTATCTTTTATCAGTAACTTTGCAAGCCCCTTACTTTGCCACGTTGCAAATGCTTTTTGGCCAGTAGGTGTTGCACAAAGTGCCCATCCATCTTGATATAAGGCATAAATACTGGCTTGAGCCACGATAGTTTCAATAAACGATTTGTAGACTTGGAGTGGATCGTAA
This window of the Acinetobacter sp. NCu2D-2 genome carries:
- a CDS encoding YdcF family protein; this encodes MLYHLKRIFSLVIGFVLVTYSLWLMSLEKMHFGIFVTLFFGVLLSLYSIFFKKIQLWHNSSILRKRIWQILWTGIWLWLFTVAVFFSYIQFNAKFQTDQQPPHAIIVLGGGVERAEPTPSLRKRLDAAAYYAKNYPSTLMIVSGGLVSGESYSEASVMHRYLLQQHSNLKNNIEQEDRSTSTALNLSYSKDILNANSISLAQPIAIVTSDFHLLRAQAIAKHQGYQQISSVSADTPLYIRYHSWLREYFAYMSGWLLNEY
- a CDS encoding DUF2750 domain-containing protein; this translates as MRNPYQRKAASKTQNSAYDPLQVYKSFIETIVAQASIYALYQDGWALCATPTGQKAFATWQSKGLAKLLIKDNWEKYEVQEITLKDFVEKVIPFLRQENTTLSLDLTPEGQNILVAPEKFLLDIKNYLYQIYVQKPELFKNAAIPLPRQIRLNS